The DNA segment AAGCTGGCCCGAATTCGTTGGTGCCAGGACGGACGAGTCGTCCCTGCAGAGCCGAAACCACCCCAACGTCGAAGAAATAGTACTTGGAAGACACGAGAGGTTTTCGCGTCCTGGACTCCTTCCAGGCGGGCACCTCATGAAGGATGAGCGTGTCCTTGAGGATCTCGAAGTACTCGTAGACCGTTGTCCGGGGTACTTGGGCGTCGTTCGCGACCTCCGTGAAGTTGACGACCGTCGCGTTCCCCAGCGCCGCCACTCGGAGAAACCGGCTGAAAGCGGGGACGTTCCGCGTGGCGCCCTCGGCTACCACTTCTTGTTGGAGATACGTCCCGGTGTAGGCGTCGAGGTCAGCCTTCGGATCGTCGGAGAAATAGATCGATGGGAGAAGTCCGCGCTCGATCGCACGGCGTAGATCGAAATGAGCCCCCAGCTCGCGCCACGACAGGGGATGGAGGTATCTTGTGCGGGCGCGTCCACCGAGGAGGTTCACTCCGCCGGCACGCAGTTTCCTCGCGCTCGATCCGGTGAGGAGGAATCGCACCCGGCGCGATTCGATGAGACGGTGCACCTCGTTCAAGATCTCGGGTAACCTCTGGATCTCGTCCACGACGATCAGGCGATCGCTCGGGCGCAG comes from the Vicinamibacteria bacterium genome and includes:
- a CDS encoding AAA family ATPase; amino-acid sequence: MSRDQDETPVIERIPDLKRWLARKSHFLLGPRQTGKTFLLRRALPAARVYDLLDSSVFLALSQRPGRLEEELRPSDRLIVVDEIQRLPEILNEVHRLIESRRVRFLLTGSSARKLRAGGVNLLGGRARTRYLHPLSWRELGAHFDLRRAIERGLLPSIYFSDDPKADLDAYTGTYLQQEVVAEGATRNVPAFSRFLRVAALGNATVVNFTEVANDAQVPRTTVYEYFEILKDTLILHEVPAWKESRTRKPLVSSKYYFFDVGVVSALQGRLVRPGTNEFGPAFETYLFHELLCYRDYVSSDPITHWRSASGFEVDFLLGDHTAVEVKAKETVSSRDLRSLHALAEEKKLKRYLCVSLERRRRHTGAVEVVTLTDFLEALWAGEYS